The sequence below is a genomic window from Henriciella marina DSM 19595.
CCTTGTCAGCCGCGCCGAAGAGGCCGCCGGCAGCCAGCTAGACATTCTGGTCGCGAATGCAGGCATTACCCGCGACAAGCTTCTCATGCAGATGAAGCCCGACGAATGGGACGAGGTGCTGAACGTCAATCTTGGCTCTTATTACCGGCTGACCAAATCGGTTGTCAGGGGCATGATGAAGCGCCGGTATGGCCGCATCATTGGCATCACCTCGATTGTCGGCGTGACTGGAAATCCAGGTCAGGCCAATTACTGCGCCTCCAAGGCAGGCATGATCGGCTTTACCAAATCGCTGGCGCAGGAAGTCGCCAGCCGGGGCATTACCGCAAACTGTATTGCGCCCGGATTTATCGAGTCGCCGATGACAGATGTGCTGCCAGACAGTCAGAAAGAGGCGCTTCTGGGCCAGATTCCTTCAGGAAAACTGGGTCAGGGAAGCGACATTGCTGCAGCCGCGGTCTATCTTGCATCGTCAGAAGCGGCCTATGTTACAGGCCAGACGCTGCATGTGAATGGCGGCATGGCAATGATCTGACCGCGGGTCACCCAAACAGTTGCAGCCCTTGGCGTTATCTTTATCAGTGTGCTAACGGGCAACCTAAGACGTAACAGTCTTCCCATCAGACATCATGAGAGAGGTTTCCATGTCTGACGTTTTCGAGCGTGTTAAAAAGATCGTAGTCGAGAATCTCGACGTAGAAGCAGACAAAGTGGCGGAATCGGCGAGCTTTATCGACGATCTCGGCGCAGACTCCCTCGACCTGGTCGAGCTGGTCATGGCTTTCGAAGAAGAGTTCAACATTGAAATTCCTGACGATGTTCAGGAAAACATTCGTACCGTTGGTGACGCTGTCA
It includes:
- the fabG gene encoding 3-oxoacyl-[acyl-carrier-protein] reductase produces the protein MFDLSGRTALVTGASGGIGSAIAMALSEAGAKVALSGTRESVLEEVKSGLPGEGVVVTANLSDADSVDSLVSRAEEAAGSQLDILVANAGITRDKLLMQMKPDEWDEVLNVNLGSYYRLTKSVVRGMMKRRYGRIIGITSIVGVTGNPGQANYCASKAGMIGFTKSLAQEVASRGITANCIAPGFIESPMTDVLPDSQKEALLGQIPSGKLGQGSDIAAAAVYLASSEAAYVTGQTLHVNGGMAMI
- a CDS encoding acyl carrier protein; translation: MSDVFERVKKIVVENLDVEADKVAESASFIDDLGADSLDLVELVMAFEEEFNIEIPDDVQENIRTVGDAVTHIKAHVS